The window GGAATCTCTTACTAAAATCAGAATCTTCTGTTTCTGAGAACTCTGCTGCTGTGAAACTAGACAATAATTTAACTCTTGATGATTCACTAGAGTCTTCCATCAGATTCAATAGTTCACATGGAATTGCTTCCCAGGTTAATTATAGCCTGGTGCTCAAGGAAGGCACCACTGGAAGTGGGGAATCAGGTATGGATGATGATATGGATGTAGATAACAGGGCATCACTAGGCTTGGATATGGAGAGAGGAAAGAATTCACCAGAGCAATGGGAATCTGAGATGCTCAAAGTTGAAAAAGGTGTTGGGAAAATAATCACTTCAAGTGATGTATCCGCATCTCAAGGAGTTGACACTTCAGGTTTGTATCTATCATGTCAGGATAAGCAATATGGTCTGAACTTGTCGAAGATAGTGAAAGATGAAGTGCCTTTGTTGGATCTGCCTGGGTTGAATTTGCTGCAACATCTTAGTTGGGCCAGTTACAAAGATTTGGAATCAAAACGTGCTCAAAATTGGGATTTGAATTTTCCGATGGACATGTGGAATACCAATTTGGATAATTTAGCTACTAATCATGAGATGAACGATAAGTCAAAACCGAAGGAGTTGCACCTACCAAACAATGAAAAAAATCccattcaaaatactaaagagaccCCAGACAGTTTTGGATTAGGTTCATCAGTGGTTGAGTCACATCAATGCAATCTGAGATTTACCGAATTGGGATTGCCTGCTGATGGAACTACAGGCTACGTCGATGGCTTAGACTTGCAGCTTAGGCTACCTAGCAGACCAGAGTTGCACAACTTGGGGATAACTCCTCTTGATCTAAGCCTGTCCTTGACAGGTAATCCTTCAGATGCATCTTCTACAATTGCGGAATTTAAATCGTGTATGAACCCTAATCAGAATGAAACTAGAAGTCATCAACTTAGTAGTTTCAACTCTGGTGTTGTTACACAAGTGAAATCTGAACCATGCGATAGAAATTTCTCTGTGGAAAGTGCTCTGATTGAGGACTCATCACTAGGTAAACAGATCAAACCAGAACCACCTGAAGAACTTCAGGAGTCTCCAAATTTGGTCTTAGGTAATAACCAGCTAGGCTCTTTCACACAACTACCAACAACTTTGGATTCTAATTCTTTGCATGACGCAGATATGCTTCATGAATGTAGTCCAACTTTGCTTAGTGTTGCAAACACAAACATGGTAGGAAGAACTTGTCTAGACTTAGTTCTTTCTGCAGTAACAGATTCTATGGTACTTTCTAATGCTGAGGATGCGCCTTCTACCAGTTGCCTTAACCAAGATGCAGAAGGAAATTCTAGCAAACCATTGGATTCTAATTCTTTGCATGATGCAAATATGGTTCATGAATGTAGTCCAACTTTGCTTAGTGTTGCAAACACAAACATGGAAGGAAGAACTTGTCTAGACTTAGTTCTTTCTGCAGGAACAGATTCTATGGTACTTTCTAATGCTGACGATGTGCCTTCTACCAGTTTCCTTAACCAAGATGCAGAAGGAAATTCTAGCAAACCATTGGATAATTTTGTGGAGTCAATTATTTCTGATGTGAAAGCATGTACTGCAGAAGATACAGTCACTCGTGACATTGGTGACAAGGTTTCTTCCCTGCATCAAAATGCTGATCCTAAAGAACCCAGGGCCTGTGGTGAATTATCTGGAGGAGTTGAAATGAGCCTCTTAGATGATGCATCAAAATGCTTAGGCAATAGCAATCTTGATTCTGATCCTAGAAAAACTAATATAGTGACTGGTGGGAATCTAGAAGGCATGGAATTAGCTGTGAACGTTCAGATAGAACAGTATGTTGTTACTGCACAAGAGCCTAGTGCTCCTGAAGATCCAAAGAGTGCAAGGAACAAGATTACCAGTGATGGAGTTGGTGATGATGAAGATGGTGTGCCATCATTTGCAAATGAGGTCCAATGTCAGATTAAAAAAAAACTGGATGCTAGTGTTTCTATTGCCTCCATCGGTACAGAAGGTTTTCCCTTCATGACAGATGTGCATGCGGATAGTAAAGGAGAGGAATTACAAGGTGAAAAGTTAAGTGGTCATAGTGTTGAAATGTGCCATGAAAAACAAGAGACGACCATTGACTTAAAGACAGACTTGCATGAATTGCCAATTACTGCTGAATTGACTTCATATGCCAGTGAAAAGCCTGTGGAACCTTTTCAAGGAACAAGAGCAAAACTCCTTGGAAGGGAGAAAGTCT is drawn from Zingiber officinale cultivar Zhangliang chromosome 1B, Zo_v1.1, whole genome shotgun sequence and contains these coding sequences:
- the LOC122050190 gene encoding uncharacterized protein LOC122050190 isoform X2, producing MPINKEFDLTDGHSDASISGVPIKKRLFHLSQSSSSTSQNISAMPKKLSEQPRNLLLKSESSVSENSAAVKLDNNLTLDDSLESSIRFNSSHGIASQVNYSLVLKEGTTGSGESGMDDDMDVDNRASLGLDMERGKNSPEQWESEMLKVEKGVGKIITSSDVSASQGVDTSGLYLSCQDKQYGLNLSKIVKDEVPLLDLPGLNLLQHLSWASYKDLESKRAQNWDLNFPMDMWNTNLDNLATNHEMNDKSKPKELHLPNNEKNPIQNTKETPDSFGLGSSVVESHQCNLRFTELGLPADGTTGYVDGLDLQLRLPSRPELHNLGITPLDLSLSLTGNPSDASSTIAEFKSCMNPNQNETRSHQLSSFNSGVVTQVKSEPCDRNFSVESALIEDSSLGKQIKPEPPEELQESPNLVLGNNQLGSFTQLPTTLDSNSLHDADMLHECSPTLLSVANTNMVGRTCLDLVLSAVTDSMVLSNAEDAPSTSCLNQDAEGNSSKPLDSNSLHDANMVHECSPTLLSVANTNMEGRTCLDLVLSAGTDSMVLSNADDVPSTSFLNQDAEGNSSKPLDNFVESIISDVKACTAEDTVTRDIGDKVSSLHQNADPKEPRACGELSGGVEMSLLDDASKCLGNSNLDSDPRKTNIVTGGNLEGMELAVNVQIEQYVVTAQEPSAPEDPKSARNKITSDGVGDDEDGVPSFANEVQCQIKKKLDASVSIASIGTEGFPFMTDVHADSKGEELQGEKLSGHSVEMCHEKQETTIDLKTDLHELPITAELTSYASEKPVEPFQGTRAKLLGREKVLKMNSCSINAFPEIAKNKNEYAGGQQMSTKVVSVAIKHPEVQDRESNVNNTATKHVYIPFKHNHIKHDGNRYKNRDSDKTSSPSTKSFDYRNTTSARSVPDVMEKERLIADNEKHANLYSQGRRHSKLETNNHDQTTGRCESDYMNNRRSYNHHFNRDPEVQYGPGISNPRKSRHRRHNEDMEIPFTGPPNDSCYRSLRRMTDYPLDRSSRFPAWRPSQGRREELSGRRQVRDIDANRIVGREIDDYLICKDKFASLPGEMVDSLLHSHPNLHYEPTENDFLLRGNSVSPTRSPVRLYRSRSPTQWFSPGRTPEMYIDDDTDLTARGPSLDRVDMIRNLSEAEITGKHTLLRYPQLQTEMREMHLARELDLARAGRVLRNRRYEMKLRENTEYPEPTYSEDQIVYSRDYDDRHGLVRTQHFANDDDANLVFTDDDHCPGSREYDDRHGFIQQPRRLPSTQDDNRAHIGDGYHRSSKFFRDSEMIHSGSSSRNFHNHERNQLGPNRLKNKVEQEEDYRYHRKQRRCDGGDVRLKRRKY
- the LOC122050190 gene encoding uncharacterized protein LOC122050190 isoform X1 — its product is MPINKEIQFDLTDGHSDASISGVPIKKRLFHLSQSSSSTSQNISAMPKKLSEQPRNLLLKSESSVSENSAAVKLDNNLTLDDSLESSIRFNSSHGIASQVNYSLVLKEGTTGSGESGMDDDMDVDNRASLGLDMERGKNSPEQWESEMLKVEKGVGKIITSSDVSASQGVDTSGLYLSCQDKQYGLNLSKIVKDEVPLLDLPGLNLLQHLSWASYKDLESKRAQNWDLNFPMDMWNTNLDNLATNHEMNDKSKPKELHLPNNEKNPIQNTKETPDSFGLGSSVVESHQCNLRFTELGLPADGTTGYVDGLDLQLRLPSRPELHNLGITPLDLSLSLTGNPSDASSTIAEFKSCMNPNQNETRSHQLSSFNSGVVTQVKSEPCDRNFSVESALIEDSSLGKQIKPEPPEELQESPNLVLGNNQLGSFTQLPTTLDSNSLHDADMLHECSPTLLSVANTNMVGRTCLDLVLSAVTDSMVLSNAEDAPSTSCLNQDAEGNSSKPLDSNSLHDANMVHECSPTLLSVANTNMEGRTCLDLVLSAGTDSMVLSNADDVPSTSFLNQDAEGNSSKPLDNFVESIISDVKACTAEDTVTRDIGDKVSSLHQNADPKEPRACGELSGGVEMSLLDDASKCLGNSNLDSDPRKTNIVTGGNLEGMELAVNVQIEQYVVTAQEPSAPEDPKSARNKITSDGVGDDEDGVPSFANEVQCQIKKKLDASVSIASIGTEGFPFMTDVHADSKGEELQGEKLSGHSVEMCHEKQETTIDLKTDLHELPITAELTSYASEKPVEPFQGTRAKLLGREKVLKMNSCSINAFPEIAKNKNEYAGGQQMSTKVVSVAIKHPEVQDRESNVNNTATKHVYIPFKHNHIKHDGNRYKNRDSDKTSSPSTKSFDYRNTTSARSVPDVMEKERLIADNEKHANLYSQGRRHSKLETNNHDQTTGRCESDYMNNRRSYNHHFNRDPEVQYGPGISNPRKSRHRRHNEDMEIPFTGPPNDSCYRSLRRMTDYPLDRSSRFPAWRPSQGRREELSGRRQVRDIDANRIVGREIDDYLICKDKFASLPGEMVDSLLHSHPNLHYEPTENDFLLRGNSVSPTRSPVRLYRSRSPTQWFSPGRTPEMYIDDDTDLTARGPSLDRVDMIRNLSEAEITGKHTLLRYPQLQTEMREMHLARELDLARAGRVLRNRRYEMKLRENTEYPEPTYSEDQIVYSRDYDDRHGLVRTQHFANDDDANLVFTDDDHCPGSREYDDRHGFIQQPRRLPSTQDDNRAHIGDGYHRSSKFFRDSEMIHSGSSSRNFHNHERNQLGPNRLKNKVEQEEDYRYHRKQRRCDGGDVRLKRRKY